A genomic window from Ursus arctos isolate Adak ecotype North America unplaced genomic scaffold, UrsArc2.0 scaffold_25, whole genome shotgun sequence includes:
- the WDR89 gene encoding WD repeat-containing protein 89 isoform X1 has protein sequence MVSKVRSEGGDHQGIPTSRNKFLLRLDATADMEKIEEQFANLNIVKRSSDTKEPTYLLGIDTSKTVQAEKENLVAVLCSNGSIRIYDKERLYVLREFSGYPGLLNGVKFANSCDSVYSSCTDGTVKCWDARLASEKPVQLFKGYPSNIFISFDISCNDHVICAGTEKVDDDALLVFWDARINSQDLSTAKDPLGAYSETHSDDVTQVCFHPNNPNMVVSGSTDGLVNVFDISVDNEEDALITTCNSVSSVSCIGWSGKDYKQIYCMTHDEGFCWWDLHHLDTDEPITCLNIQDVREVVTLKEGILDYVIGGLYHEKMDRLFVVGGTNTGMIHLMSCTASGLIHVTSLHGGHAATVRSFSWNVQDDSLLTGGEDAQLLLWKPGAIEKTFTKKDSMKIASSVSQRVRVHSNDSYKRRKKQ, from the coding sequence atttttaCTACGCTTGGATGCTACTGCTGACATGGAGAAGATTGAGGAGCAATTTGCTAATCTGAACATTGTTAAACGTTCCTCGGACACTAAGGAGCCTACTTATTTGCTTGGCATAGACACTTCAAAAACTGtacaagcagaaaaagaaaacttggttGCTGTTTTATGTTCTAATGGATCAATCAGAATATATGATAAAGAAAGGTTGTACGTACTACGGGAATTTAGTGGTTATCCTGGGCTTCTTAATGGAGTCAAATTCGCAAATTCTTGTGACAGTGTGTATTCATCATGTACTGATGGCACTGTAAAGTGTTGGGATGCTCGATTAGCCAGTGAAAAACCTGTCCAGCTGTTCAAGGGTTACCCTTCCAATATTTTTATTAGCTTTGATATCAGCTGTAATGATCATGTCATTTGTGCTGGTACAGAAAAAGTTGATGATGATGCATTGTTGGTATTTTGGGATGCAAGAATTAATTCTCAGGATTTGTCTACTGCTAAAGACCCACTGGGAGCGTATTCCGAGACTCATAGTGATGATGTCACTCAAGTGTGCTTCCATCCCAACAATCCCAACATGGTAGTCTCGGGTTCAACTGACGGCCTGGTAAATGTGTTTGATATTAGTGTTGATAATGAAGAAGACGCACTGATCACAACCTGTAACTCCGTCTCATCAGTAAGCTGTATTGGTTGGTCTGGGAAGGATTATAAACAGATTTACTGCATGACACACGATGAAGGATTTTGTTGGTGGGATCTTCATCATCTGGACACTGATGAACCAATTACATGTTTGAACATCCAGGATGTCAGAGAAGTGGTTACTCTGAAAGAAGGTATTTTGGACTATGTAATCGGGGGCCTGTATCACGAGAAAATGGACAGGTTGTTTGTTGTTGGAGGAACAAACACGGGGATGATTCACTTGATGAGCTGCACTGCATCAGGCTTGATCCACGTGACCAGCCTTCACGGAGGGCATGCTGCTACAGTCCGTTCTTTCTCTTGGAATGTGCAGGATGATTCTTTGCTAACCGGAGGAGAAGATGCGCAGTTGTTACTTTGGAAACCTGGAGCAATAGAGAAGACATTTACAAAGAAAGACAGCATGAAAATAGCATCCTCTGTGTCCCAGCGAGTTCGAGTTCACAGTAATGATTCgtacaagagaaggaaaaagcagtGA
- the WDR89 gene encoding WD repeat-containing protein 89 isoform X2 — MEKIEEQFANLNIVKRSSDTKEPTYLLGIDTSKTVQAEKENLVAVLCSNGSIRIYDKERLYVLREFSGYPGLLNGVKFANSCDSVYSSCTDGTVKCWDARLASEKPVQLFKGYPSNIFISFDISCNDHVICAGTEKVDDDALLVFWDARINSQDLSTAKDPLGAYSETHSDDVTQVCFHPNNPNMVVSGSTDGLVNVFDISVDNEEDALITTCNSVSSVSCIGWSGKDYKQIYCMTHDEGFCWWDLHHLDTDEPITCLNIQDVREVVTLKEGILDYVIGGLYHEKMDRLFVVGGTNTGMIHLMSCTASGLIHVTSLHGGHAATVRSFSWNVQDDSLLTGGEDAQLLLWKPGAIEKTFTKKDSMKIASSVSQRVRVHSNDSYKRRKKQ; from the coding sequence ATGGAGAAGATTGAGGAGCAATTTGCTAATCTGAACATTGTTAAACGTTCCTCGGACACTAAGGAGCCTACTTATTTGCTTGGCATAGACACTTCAAAAACTGtacaagcagaaaaagaaaacttggttGCTGTTTTATGTTCTAATGGATCAATCAGAATATATGATAAAGAAAGGTTGTACGTACTACGGGAATTTAGTGGTTATCCTGGGCTTCTTAATGGAGTCAAATTCGCAAATTCTTGTGACAGTGTGTATTCATCATGTACTGATGGCACTGTAAAGTGTTGGGATGCTCGATTAGCCAGTGAAAAACCTGTCCAGCTGTTCAAGGGTTACCCTTCCAATATTTTTATTAGCTTTGATATCAGCTGTAATGATCATGTCATTTGTGCTGGTACAGAAAAAGTTGATGATGATGCATTGTTGGTATTTTGGGATGCAAGAATTAATTCTCAGGATTTGTCTACTGCTAAAGACCCACTGGGAGCGTATTCCGAGACTCATAGTGATGATGTCACTCAAGTGTGCTTCCATCCCAACAATCCCAACATGGTAGTCTCGGGTTCAACTGACGGCCTGGTAAATGTGTTTGATATTAGTGTTGATAATGAAGAAGACGCACTGATCACAACCTGTAACTCCGTCTCATCAGTAAGCTGTATTGGTTGGTCTGGGAAGGATTATAAACAGATTTACTGCATGACACACGATGAAGGATTTTGTTGGTGGGATCTTCATCATCTGGACACTGATGAACCAATTACATGTTTGAACATCCAGGATGTCAGAGAAGTGGTTACTCTGAAAGAAGGTATTTTGGACTATGTAATCGGGGGCCTGTATCACGAGAAAATGGACAGGTTGTTTGTTGTTGGAGGAACAAACACGGGGATGATTCACTTGATGAGCTGCACTGCATCAGGCTTGATCCACGTGACCAGCCTTCACGGAGGGCATGCTGCTACAGTCCGTTCTTTCTCTTGGAATGTGCAGGATGATTCTTTGCTAACCGGAGGAGAAGATGCGCAGTTGTTACTTTGGAAACCTGGAGCAATAGAGAAGACATTTACAAAGAAAGACAGCATGAAAATAGCATCCTCTGTGTCCCAGCGAGTTCGAGTTCACAGTAATGATTCgtacaagagaaggaaaaagcagtGA